One Bradyrhizobium sp. CCGB12 genomic window carries:
- a CDS encoding DMT family transporter has protein sequence MQSAGSGWGNGLLGVIIFSGSLPATRVAVGGFSALFLTSARAVIAALIGLAVLFLLRQARPQRQDLASLTIVSLGVVVGFPLLTALALQHITSARSIVFIGLLPLSTAIFAVLRGGERPQPLFWLFAVLGSATVAGFALSNGGSASLTGDLLMVAAIVLCGLGYAEGAALSRRLGGWQVISWALLLALPLMVPVAAWTWPSTWSGVSAPAWIGLAYVSVFSMFVGFIFWYRGLAIGGIARVGQLQQLQPFFGLALAGFLLHEPVAWSMIAATALVVVCVFFARRFA, from the coding sequence ATGCAATCTGCGGGCAGCGGCTGGGGCAACGGGCTTCTCGGCGTCATCATCTTCAGCGGCTCGCTCCCGGCGACGCGCGTGGCGGTCGGCGGCTTCTCGGCGCTGTTCCTGACGTCCGCGCGCGCGGTCATCGCGGCGCTGATCGGATTGGCCGTGCTCTTTCTGCTGCGTCAGGCGCGGCCGCAGCGACAGGATCTCGCCTCGCTGACCATCGTCTCGCTGGGCGTCGTGGTCGGCTTCCCCTTGCTGACCGCGCTCGCGCTCCAGCACATTACCTCGGCCCGTTCGATCGTCTTCATCGGCCTGTTGCCGCTGTCGACCGCGATCTTTGCCGTGCTGCGCGGCGGCGAGCGGCCGCAGCCGTTGTTCTGGCTGTTCGCCGTCCTCGGCAGCGCCACGGTAGCGGGCTTCGCCCTGTCGAACGGCGGCTCGGCCTCGCTCACCGGCGACCTCCTGATGGTGGCCGCGATCGTCCTGTGCGGGCTCGGCTATGCCGAAGGCGCCGCGCTGTCGCGCCGCCTCGGTGGTTGGCAGGTGATCTCCTGGGCGCTGTTGCTCGCGCTGCCGCTGATGGTGCCGGTTGCGGCCTGGACCTGGCCATCGACGTGGAGCGGCGTCAGTGCGCCCGCCTGGATCGGGCTCGCCTACGTCTCCGTGTTCAGCATGTTCGTCGGCTTCATCTTCTGGTATCGCGGGCTCGCGATCGGCGGCATCGCGCGTGTCGGCCAGTTGCAGCAGCTCCAGCCGTTCTTCGGTCTCGCGCTTGCCGGCTTCCTGCTGCACGAGCCCGTCGCCTGGAGCATGATCGCCGCGACTGCGCTCGTGGTCGTCTGCGTCTTCTTCGCGCGACGGTTTGCCTGA
- a CDS encoding PLP-dependent aminotransferase family protein — MSAIRAKVAGRALNAGDRLPSIRGLAATMKVSPSTIVEAYDRLAAEGLIRARRGSGFYVAPTIMPPLALAEVEPRRDREVDPFWVSRQSLDADAAVPKPGCGWLPPEWMPEAALRRATRALARSDAGVLTNYGSTRGAMALRRLLLTRLAEDAIEASTDQLMLTGSGTQGCDLICRFLLRPGDTVLVDDPCYFNFRALLRAHQAKIVSVPYTPSGPDVTGFEQILARERPRLYITNSALHNPTGATLSLQTAHRLLTAAAAHDLTIIEDDIFGDFEPERSPRLAALDGLARVIRIGSFSKTLSASVRCGYIAARADWIEHLVDLQVATSFGGPSPVATEIIARVLAGGSYRKHMDELRQKLTRTRRDVARKLQALGIEPWLMPRGGFFLWCRLADGQDASSVARAALEEDVVLAPGNVFSVSQTATDFMRFNVAHMSEPLVWDVLRRALKRVPNNGA, encoded by the coding sequence ATGAGCGCCATCCGTGCCAAGGTCGCCGGACGCGCGCTTAATGCTGGCGACCGCCTGCCGTCGATCCGCGGCCTTGCCGCGACCATGAAGGTTTCGCCTTCCACCATCGTCGAGGCCTATGACCGCCTCGCCGCGGAAGGCCTGATCCGTGCCCGTCGCGGCTCGGGCTTCTACGTCGCGCCGACGATCATGCCGCCTCTGGCGCTGGCCGAGGTCGAGCCGCGCCGCGACCGCGAGGTCGATCCCTTCTGGGTCTCGCGCCAGTCGCTCGACGCCGATGCTGCCGTGCCGAAGCCCGGCTGCGGCTGGCTGCCGCCGGAGTGGATGCCGGAAGCGGCGCTGCGACGCGCCACCCGTGCGCTGGCCCGCAGCGACGCCGGCGTGTTGACCAATTACGGCAGCACGCGCGGCGCGATGGCGCTGCGCCGGCTGCTGCTTACGCGTCTGGCTGAAGATGCGATCGAGGCGTCGACCGATCAGCTCATGCTGACGGGGTCAGGCACGCAGGGCTGCGACTTGATCTGCCGCTTCCTGCTCCGTCCCGGCGACACGGTGCTGGTCGACGATCCCTGCTACTTCAATTTCCGTGCGCTACTGCGGGCGCATCAGGCGAAGATCGTCAGCGTGCCCTACACGCCATCAGGCCCGGACGTGACGGGCTTCGAGCAGATCCTCGCGCGCGAGCGGCCGCGGCTCTACATCACCAATTCAGCGCTGCACAACCCGACCGGCGCGACGTTGTCGCTCCAGACCGCGCACCGGCTTCTGACCGCGGCCGCCGCGCACGACCTCACCATCATCGAGGACGACATCTTCGGCGACTTCGAGCCGGAGCGCTCGCCGCGCCTTGCTGCGCTCGATGGGCTCGCCCGCGTGATCCGCATCGGCAGCTTCTCCAAGACGCTGTCGGCCTCGGTGCGCTGCGGCTATATCGCTGCGCGGGCCGACTGGATCGAGCATCTCGTCGACCTCCAGGTCGCAACCAGTTTTGGCGGCCCGAGCCCGGTCGCGACCGAGATCATCGCCAGGGTCCTGGCCGGCGGCAGCTATCGCAAGCACATGGACGAGCTCCGGCAAAAGCTCACGCGGACCCGCCGAGACGTCGCGCGAAAGCTTCAGGCGCTGGGCATCGAGCCGTGGCTGATGCCGCGCGGCGGCTTCTTCCTCTGGTGCCGCCTCGCCGATGGGCAAGATGCCAGCTCAGTTGCGCGCGCCGCTCTCGAAGAGGATGTCGTGCTCGCGCCGGGCAACGTGTTCAGCGTGTCACAGACGGCGACGGACTTCATGCGCTTCAATGTAGCGCATATGAGCGA
- a CDS encoding EAL domain-containing protein codes for MNDGIVELVGRRPVTFGRRKVTPRACVADSKRHLRAFLSEVLEDLGFVTCECASADELQTVLATELPDLILLGVATDGIEPGRFLEILVREAFAGKVLAVGARESIIVRAVRQVGEEYGLAMLPPLTTPFAAETLRERIAMLLPEEPAPSPAVHVGEALHAGWLELWYQPRIDARTLVRSGAEALVRMRHPTWGVVPPAYFIPEEHDPHLRDLSEFVIERAMQDWHYLLEQQSPVDLSINLPASYLKEPQAVRDLCRRVPTHPAFGGLTIEINSEEATRDLDHLTEIAREVGLHNIGLAVDNLGADWPALMGLDKIPFVKLKADRHFVTGSGSDRLKRTVCRHIVELAQGYGACAVAEGVESRADLVAANELGFDLVQGFLFGKPMPLKKFARSTLTRTVMGGE; via the coding sequence ATGAACGATGGGATTGTTGAGCTCGTCGGACGAAGGCCTGTGACCTTCGGACGACGAAAGGTGACGCCGCGCGCCTGCGTGGCCGACAGCAAGCGGCACTTGCGCGCCTTCCTCAGCGAGGTGCTCGAGGATCTTGGCTTCGTCACCTGCGAATGCGCCAGCGCCGACGAACTGCAGACCGTGCTCGCCACCGAATTGCCGGACCTGATCCTGCTCGGCGTCGCCACCGACGGCATCGAGCCGGGGAGATTCCTGGAGATATTGGTGCGCGAGGCATTTGCCGGGAAAGTCCTGGCGGTCGGTGCCCGCGAATCGATCATCGTCAGGGCGGTGCGGCAGGTCGGCGAGGAATATGGCCTCGCGATGCTGCCGCCGCTGACCACGCCCTTTGCCGCGGAGACGCTGCGCGAGCGTATCGCGATGCTGCTGCCGGAGGAGCCGGCGCCGAGCCCGGCCGTGCATGTCGGCGAAGCCCTGCATGCCGGCTGGCTGGAGCTCTGGTACCAGCCCAGGATCGACGCCCGCACGCTGGTCCGCAGCGGCGCCGAGGCGCTGGTGCGCATGCGCCATCCGACCTGGGGCGTCGTGCCGCCGGCTTATTTCATCCCCGAGGAGCACGATCCGCATCTGCGTGACCTCTCGGAATTCGTGATCGAGCGCGCCATGCAGGACTGGCACTATCTGCTGGAGCAGCAGAGCCCGGTCGATCTCTCGATCAACCTGCCGGCGTCCTATCTGAAGGAGCCGCAGGCGGTGCGCGATCTCTGTCGCCGCGTGCCGACGCATCCGGCCTTCGGCGGATTGACGATCGAGATCAACAGCGAAGAGGCGACCCGCGATCTCGACCACCTGACCGAGATCGCGCGCGAGGTGGGCCTGCACAATATCGGCTTGGCGGTCGACAATCTCGGCGCCGACTGGCCGGCGCTGATGGGCCTGGACAAGATTCCCTTCGTCAAGCTGAAAGCCGACCGGCACTTCGTGACCGGCAGCGGCAGTGACCGGCTGAAGCGCACGGTGTGTCGTCACATCGTCGAACTCGCGCAGGGCTACGGCGCGTGCGCGGTCGCCGAGGGCGTCGAGAGCCGCGCCGACCTCGTCGCCGCGAACGAGCTCGGCTTCGATCTCGTGCAGGGCTTTCTGTTCGGCAAGCCGATGCCGCTGAAGAAATTTGCAAGGAGCACGCTGACAAGGACCGTGATGGGGGGAGAGTGA